One window of the Fusobacterium animalis 7_1 genome contains the following:
- the megL gene encoding methionine gamma-lyase, whose protein sequence is MEMKKLGLGTTAIHAGTLKNLYGTLAMPIYQTSTFIFDSAEQGGRRFALEEAGYIYTRLGNPTTTVLENKIAALEEGEAGIAMSSGMGAISSTLWTVLKAGDHVVTDKTLYGCTFALMNHGLTKFGVEVTFVDTSNLDEVKKAMKENTRVVYLETPANPNLKIVDLEGVCKVAHTNPNTLVIVDNTFATPYMQKPLKLGVDVVVHSATKYLNGHGDVIAGLVVTNKELADQIRFVGLKDMTGAVLGPQEAYYIIRGLKTFEIRMERHCKNARTIADFLNKHPKVEKVYYPGLESHPGYEIAKKQMKDFGAMISFELKGGFEAGKTLLNNLKLCSLAVSLGDTETLIQHPASMTHSPYTKEEREAAGITDGLVRLSVGLENVEDIIADLEQGLEKI, encoded by the coding sequence ATGGAAATGAAAAAACTTGGTTTAGGAACAACAGCGATACATGCAGGAACTTTAAAAAATTTATATGGAACTCTTGCAATGCCAATATATCAAACTTCTACTTTTATATTTGATTCAGCAGAACAAGGAGGAAGAAGATTTGCTCTTGAAGAAGCTGGATATATTTACACAAGACTTGGAAATCCTACAACAACAGTATTAGAAAACAAAATTGCTGCTCTTGAAGAAGGAGAAGCTGGAATAGCTATGTCATCTGGTATGGGGGCTATCTCTTCAACATTATGGACTGTTTTGAAGGCTGGAGACCATGTTGTTACAGATAAGACTTTATATGGTTGTACTTTTGCTTTGATGAATCATGGACTTACAAAATTTGGAGTTGAAGTTACTTTTGTTGACACTTCTAACTTAGATGAAGTTAAAAAAGCTATGAAAGAAAATACAAGAGTTGTTTATCTTGAAACACCTGCTAATCCAAATTTAAAAATAGTTGACTTAGAAGGTGTATGTAAAGTTGCTCATACAAATCCAAATACTTTGGTTATAGTAGACAATACTTTTGCAACTCCATATATGCAAAAACCTTTAAAATTAGGTGTAGATGTTGTTGTACACTCTGCAACTAAATATTTGAATGGACATGGTGATGTTATAGCAGGGCTTGTTGTAACAAATAAAGAACTTGCTGATCAAATTCGTTTTGTTGGTTTAAAAGATATGACAGGAGCTGTTTTAGGACCTCAAGAAGCATATTACATTATAAGAGGATTAAAAACATTTGAAATTCGTATGGAAAGACACTGTAAAAATGCAAGAACTATTGCAGATTTCTTAAATAAACATCCAAAAGTTGAAAAAGTTTATTATCCTGGACTTGAAAGCCATCCTGGTTATGAAATAGCAAAAAAACAAATGAAAGATTTTGGAGCTATGATTTCATTTGAACTAAAAGGTGGTTTTGAAGCAGGTAAAACTTTATTAAATAATTTAAAATTATGTTCATTAGCAGTTTCATTAGGGGATACTGAAACTCTTATTCAACACCCAGCTTCTATGACACATTCTCCTTATACAAAAGAAGAAAGAGAAGCAGCAGGAATAACTGATGGATTAGTAAGATTATCAGTCGGACTTGAAAATGTTGAAGATATTATAGCTGATTTGGAACAAGGATTAGAAAAAATCTAA
- a CDS encoding Na+/H+ antiporter NhaC family protein, with protein sequence MENNENIKASFKGLVPFIVFILLYLGTGIFLNIKGVELAFYQLPGPVAAFAGIIVAFIIFKGTIQEKFNTFLEGCGHPDIITMCIIYLLAGAFAVVSKAMGGVDSTVNLGITYIPPHYIAVGLFIIGAFISTATGTSVGSIVALGPIAVGLGEKSGVPMALILAAVMGGAMFGDNLSVISDTTIAATKTQGVEMKDKFRINLYIALPAAILTIILLFFFARPDVVPEAMNYDYNLVKVFPYIFVLVMALAGVNVFVVLTSGILLSGIIGFIYGDFTLLGYGKEIYNGFTNMTEIFILSLLTGGMAQMVTRQGGIQWVIDTVQKFIVGKKSAKVGVGLLVSLADIAVANNTVAIIITGGISKKISEKNNVDLRESAAILDIFSCIFQGLIPYGAQMLILLGFAGDKVAPTQLIPLLWYQLLLGVFTLIYIFVPQISKKALSILDKNVEKK encoded by the coding sequence ATGGAAAATAATGAAAATATCAAAGCGAGTTTTAAAGGATTAGTACCATTTATAGTATTTATTTTGCTTTACTTAGGAACAGGTATTTTTTTAAACATCAAGGGAGTAGAATTAGCCTTTTATCAACTACCTGGTCCTGTGGCAGCTTTTGCTGGAATAATTGTTGCATTTATAATATTTAAAGGAACTATACAAGAAAAATTTAACACTTTTCTTGAAGGTTGTGGACATCCAGATATAATCACAATGTGTATTATTTATCTGTTGGCAGGAGCTTTTGCAGTAGTTTCAAAAGCTATGGGTGGAGTTGATTCAACAGTTAATCTTGGAATAACTTATATTCCTCCACATTATATAGCAGTTGGATTATTTATAATAGGAGCTTTTATATCAACAGCAACTGGGACATCAGTTGGTTCAATAGTTGCACTTGGACCAATAGCAGTTGGACTTGGAGAAAAAAGTGGAGTTCCTATGGCTTTGATTTTAGCAGCTGTAATGGGTGGAGCAATGTTTGGAGATAACCTATCAGTAATTTCTGACACTACAATAGCAGCAACTAAAACACAAGGTGTTGAAATGAAAGATAAATTTAGAATAAACTTATATATAGCTCTACCAGCAGCTATACTTACAATAATTTTGTTATTCTTCTTTGCTAGACCTGATGTTGTTCCAGAAGCTATGAATTATGATTACAATTTAGTAAAAGTTTTTCCTTACATTTTTGTACTTGTAATGGCACTTGCTGGTGTAAATGTTTTTGTTGTTTTAACGTCAGGAATTTTACTTTCAGGAATAATTGGATTTATCTATGGAGATTTCACTTTATTAGGTTATGGAAAAGAAATCTATAATGGTTTTACAAATATGACAGAAATTTTTATACTTTCACTTTTAACTGGTGGAATGGCTCAAATGGTAACAAGACAAGGTGGAATACAATGGGTTATAGATACTGTACAAAAATTTATAGTTGGTAAAAAAAGTGCAAAAGTTGGTGTGGGACTTTTAGTTTCATTAGCTGATATAGCTGTTGCAAATAATACTGTTGCCATTATAATAACTGGTGGAATTTCTAAAAAGATTTCTGAAAAGAATAATGTAGATTTAAGAGAAAGTGCAGCTATCCTTGATATTTTCTCTTGTATATTTCAAGGATTAATACCTTATGGTGCTCAAATGTTAATACTTTTAGGATTTGCAGGAGATAAAGTTGCCCCTACACAATTAATACCTTTGTTATGGTATCAATTATTGTTAGGAGTTTTCACATTAATTTACATATTTGTTCCTCAAATAAGTAAAAAAGCATTAAGTATATTAGATAAAAATGTAGAAAAAAAATAA
- a CDS encoding FprA family A-type flavoprotein yields the protein MHNVRNITEDLYWIGANDRRLALFENIHPIPEGVSYNSYMLLDKETVVFDTVDWSVTRQYIENIEYLLNGRELDYLVVHHMEPDHCASIEELAFRYPKMKIISSEKGFMFMRQFGYKSINGHQLIEAKEGDKFKFGKHEIVFLEAPMVHWPEVLVSLDTTNGALFSADAFGSFKSLDGRLFNDEVNWDRDWLDEGRRYLTNIVGKYGPHIQHLLKKAAPVLDKIKFICPLHGVVWRNDFGYLIDKYDKWSRYEPEEKGVLIAYASMYGNTENAIEILAKKLAEKGITNIKMYDVSNTHVSYLISDLFKYSHLVIASPTYNLGIYPVIHNFVMDMKALNLQNRTVAIVENGSWARKSGDLLQEFFETQIKDITVLNERVGLTSSANNVNLDEMDTLVDALVESLNK from the coding sequence ATGCATAATGTTAGAAATATAACTGAGGATCTTTATTGGATCGGAGCAAATGACCGTCGTCTTGCACTTTTTGAAAATATACACCCTATTCCAGAAGGAGTGTCATATAACTCATATATGTTATTAGATAAAGAAACAGTGGTTTTTGATACTGTTGATTGGTCTGTAACAAGACAATATATAGAAAATATAGAATACTTATTAAATGGTAGAGAACTTGATTATTTAGTAGTACATCATATGGAACCAGATCACTGTGCTTCAATAGAAGAATTAGCTTTTCGTTATCCAAAAATGAAAATAATTTCTTCTGAAAAAGGATTTATGTTCATGAGACAGTTTGGATACAAAAGCATAAATGGACATCAATTAATAGAAGCAAAAGAAGGAGATAAGTTTAAATTTGGTAAACATGAAATAGTATTTTTAGAAGCACCTATGGTTCACTGGCCAGAAGTGTTAGTAAGTCTTGATACAACAAATGGAGCTTTATTCTCAGCTGATGCCTTTGGTTCTTTTAAATCTCTTGATGGAAGATTATTCAATGATGAAGTAAACTGGGATAGAGATTGGTTAGATGAAGGTCGTCGTTATTTAACAAATATTGTTGGAAAATATGGTCCACATATTCAACATTTATTGAAAAAAGCAGCTCCAGTTTTAGATAAAATTAAATTTATCTGTCCATTACATGGTGTAGTTTGGAGAAATGATTTTGGATATTTAATTGATAAGTATGATAAATGGAGCAGATATGAGCCAGAAGAAAAAGGAGTATTAATTGCCTATGCTTCAATGTATGGTAATACAGAAAATGCTATTGAAATTTTAGCAAAAAAATTAGCTGAAAAAGGAATTACAAATATAAAGATGTATGATGTATCTAATACTCATGTATCATATTTGATTTCAGATTTATTCAAATATAGCCATTTAGTTATTGCATCACCTACATATAATTTAGGAATTTATCCTGTTATTCATAACTTTGTAATGGATATGAAAGCTTTAAATTTACAAAATAGGACAGTTGCAATAGTTGAAAATGGTTCTTGGGCAAGAAAATCTGGAGATTTATTACAAGAATTCTTTGAAACTCAGATAAAAGATATAACTGTTTTAAATGAAAGAGTAGGGTTAACTTCATCAGCTAATAATGTAAACCTTGATGAAATGGACACACTTGTTGATGCATTAGTTGAATCTTTAAATAAATAA
- a CDS encoding PLP-dependent aminotransferase family protein yields the protein MQKKLIRNSDVTISTQLYEMLRQNILENKWKENDKFYSVRQISIKYEVNLNTVLKVIQMLEEEGYLYSVKGKGCFVKKGYNLDIGKRMTPILNTFRFGQNSKDTEIDFSNGGPPKEYFPIQEYKEIINEILSDEIKSKYLMAYQNIQGLESLRETLVDFIRKYGIRREKDDIIICSGTQIALELISTAFGISPKKTVLLSDPTYQNAVNILKSYCNIENIDMKDDGWDMKEFEDLLKRQKIDFVYIMTNFQNPTGISWSFEKKRKMIELSLKYDFYIIEDECFSDFYYNSRECPKSLKALDKYERVFFIKTFSKIVMPALALTMLIPPKKYIDSFSLNKYFIDTTTSGINQKFLEIFIKKGFLDKHLEKLRLNLKKKMEYMISELQKIKHLEIMHIPKGGFFIWVNLANYINSEKFYYKCRLRGLSILPGFIFYSSTEEVTSKIRISIVPSTIKEMKRGLEIIQDVLNNCDFKLN from the coding sequence ATGCAAAAGAAATTGATAAGAAATTCGGACGTTACAATTTCAACCCAACTTTATGAAATGTTGAGACAGAATATTTTAGAAAATAAATGGAAAGAAAATGATAAATTCTATTCTGTTAGACAAATTTCAATAAAGTACGAAGTAAACTTAAATACAGTTTTAAAAGTTATACAGATGCTTGAAGAAGAAGGATATTTATATAGTGTAAAAGGGAAAGGTTGTTTTGTAAAAAAAGGATATAATCTTGATATAGGTAAAAGAATGACACCTATTTTAAATACTTTTCGTTTTGGACAAAATTCAAAAGATACAGAGATTGATTTTTCAAATGGAGGACCACCCAAAGAATATTTTCCAATTCAAGAATATAAAGAAATTATAAATGAGATATTATCAGATGAAATAAAAAGTAAATATCTTATGGCATATCAAAATATTCAAGGTTTGGAGAGTTTAAGAGAAACTTTGGTTGATTTTATTAGAAAATATGGAATAAGAAGAGAAAAGGACGATATAATTATTTGTTCAGGAACTCAAATAGCATTGGAACTTATAAGTACAGCATTTGGGATATCACCTAAGAAAACAGTTCTCTTATCTGATCCAACTTATCAGAATGCAGTTAATATCTTAAAAAGTTATTGTAATATAGAAAATATTGATATGAAAGATGACGGTTGGGATATGAAAGAATTTGAAGATTTGTTAAAAAGACAAAAAATAGATTTTGTATATATAATGACAAATTTTCAAAACCCAACTGGAATAAGTTGGTCTTTTGAAAAAAAGAGAAAAATGATAGAATTATCATTAAAGTATGATTTCTATATAATAGAAGATGAATGTTTTTCAGATTTCTATTATAATTCAAGAGAATGTCCAAAATCTTTAAAAGCCTTGGATAAATATGAAAGAGTATTTTTTATTAAAACATTTTCAAAAATTGTTATGCCGGCTCTAGCATTAACTATGTTAATTCCCCCTAAAAAATATATAGACAGTTTTAGTTTAAATAAATATTTTATTGATACTACAACCTCTGGCATAAACCAAAAATTTTTAGAAATTTTTATAAAAAAAGGTTTTTTGGATAAACATTTAGAAAAATTGAGATTGAATTTAAAAAAGAAAATGGAGTATATGATAAGTGAACTTCAAAAAATAAAGCACTTAGAAATAATGCATATACCAAAGGGAGGATTTTTTATCTGGGTGAATTTAGCAAACTATATAAATAGTGAAAAATTTTACTATAAATGTCGTTTAAGAGGACTTTCTATACTACCAGGATTTATTTTTTATTCATCAACAGAGGAGGTAACTTCTAAAATTAGAATAAGTATAGTTCCTTCAACAATAAAAGAAATGAAAAGAGGGCTTGAGATTATTCAAGATGTTTTAAATAATTGTGATTTTAAATTAAACTAA
- the ilvA gene encoding threonine ammonia-lyase, with protein MSKIQDFITAKEKLSKVLLKTSLIQSPIFSKEAGNEVYIKPENLQKTGSFKIRGAYNKITNLSDEEKKKGVIASSAGNHAQGVAYGAKESGIKAVIVMPKSTPLIKVESTKQYGAEVVLHGDVYDDAFKKAKELEEKEGYIFVHPFDDEDVIYGQGTIALEILEELPETDIILVPIGGGGLISGIACAAKILKPEIKIIGVEPDGAASAYEAIKEDKVVELKEANTIADGTAVKKIGNITFEYIKKYVDEIITVSDYELMEAFLLLVEKHKIIAENSGILSLAALKKLKEKNKKVVSVVSGGNIDVLMISSMINKGLIRRDRIFNFSVNIPDKPGELAKVVDLIAQQGANVVKLEHNQFKNLSRFKDIELQITVETNGSEHIQKLTQAFEEKGYEIVRIKSKIN; from the coding sequence ATGAGTAAGATACAAGATTTTATCACTGCTAAGGAAAAATTATCAAAAGTACTTTTAAAAACGAGTTTGATTCAAAGTCCTATATTTTCAAAGGAAGCTGGAAATGAAGTTTACATCAAACCAGAAAATTTACAAAAGACAGGTTCTTTTAAAATAAGAGGAGCATACAATAAAATTACTAATTTAAGTGATGAAGAAAAGAAAAAGGGTGTTATTGCTTCATCTGCTGGAAACCATGCTCAAGGAGTTGCCTATGGTGCTAAAGAATCTGGAATAAAAGCTGTGATTGTGATGCCTAAGTCTACACCTCTTATAAAAGTTGAATCAACTAAACAATATGGTGCAGAAGTAGTTCTACATGGTGATGTCTATGATGATGCTTTTAAAAAAGCTAAGGAATTAGAAGAAAAAGAAGGATATATATTTGTTCATCCTTTTGACGATGAAGATGTTATATATGGACAAGGAACAATAGCTTTAGAAATTTTAGAAGAACTCCCAGAAACTGATATAATTCTCGTACCTATTGGTGGTGGAGGTTTAATCTCTGGTATAGCTTGTGCTGCAAAAATATTAAAACCTGAAATAAAAATTATTGGTGTTGAACCAGATGGAGCTGCCTCAGCTTATGAAGCTATAAAAGAAGATAAAGTGGTTGAACTTAAAGAAGCAAATACCATAGCTGATGGAACTGCTGTAAAAAAAATTGGCAATATAACTTTTGAATATATAAAAAAATATGTAGATGAAATTATAACAGTCTCAGATTATGAATTGATGGAAGCATTTCTATTATTGGTAGAAAAACATAAAATTATTGCAGAAAATTCAGGTATTTTGTCCTTAGCAGCTTTAAAGAAACTTAAAGAAAAAAATAAAAAAGTAGTATCTGTCGTAAGTGGTGGAAATATAGATGTTTTAATGATTTCTTCTATGATTAATAAAGGGCTTATCAGAAGAGATAGGATTTTTAATTTTTCTGTAAATATTCCTGATAAACCAGGTGAATTAGCAAAGGTTGTAGATTTAATAGCACAACAAGGAGCTAATGTTGTAAAACTTGAACATAATCAATTTAAAAATTTATCAAGATTTAAAGATATAGAATTACAAATTACTGTTGAAACTAATGGAAGTGAACATATACAAAAATTAACTCAGGCTTTTGAAGAAAAAGGTTATGAAATAGTAAGAATTAAATCTAAAATAAATTAA
- the nifJ gene encoding pyruvate:ferredoxin (flavodoxin) oxidoreductase, whose translation MKKVMQTMDGNQAAAYASYAFTEVAGIYPITPSSPMAEYVDEWAAKGMKNIFDVPVKLVEMQSEGGAAGTVHGSLEAGALTTTYTASQGLLLKVPNMYKIAGELLPGVIHVSARSLSVQALSIFGDHQDVYATRQTGFTMMASGSVQEVMDMGTIAHLTAIKSRVPVLHFFDGFRTSHEIQKIELMDYDVCKKLVDYDEIQKFRDRALNPEHPVTRGTAQNDDIYFQTREAQNKFYDAVPDIAAHYMEEISKETGREYKPFKYRGAADADRVIVAMASVCQTAEETVDYLVAKGEKVGLITVHLYRPFSEKYFFNVLPKTVKKIAVLERSKEQGAPGEPLLLDVKSIFYDKENAPIIVGGRYGLSSKDTTPAQIKAVFDNLAQDKPKTNFTIGIIDDVTFTSLEIGERLNVADPSTKACLFFGLGADGTVGANKNSIKIIGDKTDLYAQGYFAYDSKKSGGVTRSHLRFGKKPIRSTYLVSSPSFVACSVPAYLKQYDMTSGLKKGGKFLLNCVWDKDEVLEHIPDNIKYDLAKSEAKFYIINATKLAQEIGLGQRTNTIMQSAFFKLAEIIPYDEAQKYMKEYALKSYGRKGDDVVQLNYKAIDVGASGLIEIPVDPNWINLKVETMQKIDKNNDTSNCKTELLTSFVKNIVEPINAIKGNDLPVSAFLGREDGTFENGTAAFEKRGVAVNVPIWNLDKCIECNQCSYVCPHAAIRAFLITEEEKAASPVEFATKKANGKGLEGLTYRIQVTPLDCTGCGSCANVCPAKALDMEPIAVALENHEDEKASYIYSKVTYKTDKMPTNTVKGSQFSQPLFEFNGACPGCGETPYLKVISQMFGDRMMVANASGCSSVYSGSAPSTPYTKNCCGEGPAWASSLFEDNAEYGFGMHVGVEALRDRIQHIMEVSMDKVTPALQGLFREWIENRNYAAKTREISPKILTALEGNNETYAKNIIGLKQYLIKKSQWIVGGDGWAYDIGYGGLDHVLASKEDINVIVMDTEVYSNTGGQSSKATPTAAVAKFAAAGKPLKKKDLAAICMSYGHIYVAQVSMGANQQQFLKAIQEAESYNGPSIVIAYSPCINHGIKKGMSKSQTEMKLATECGYWPIFRYNPLLEKEGKNPLQLDSKEPKWELYQDYLMGETRYMTLKKTNPNEANDLFEKNMFDAQRRWRQYKRLASLDYSDEKR comes from the coding sequence ATGAAAAAAGTTATGCAAACAATGGACGGAAACCAAGCTGCAGCTTATGCTTCTTATGCTTTTACGGAAGTTGCAGGTATTTATCCAATTACACCGTCTTCTCCTATGGCTGAATATGTTGATGAATGGGCTGCTAAGGGAATGAAAAATATTTTTGATGTTCCTGTTAAATTAGTTGAAATGCAATCAGAAGGTGGAGCTGCTGGAACTGTCCACGGTTCATTGGAAGCTGGTGCTCTAACTACTACTTATACAGCTTCTCAAGGATTGCTTTTAAAAGTTCCTAATATGTATAAAATTGCTGGTGAGTTACTTCCTGGTGTTATTCATGTGTCTGCTCGTTCTTTATCAGTTCAAGCTCTTTCAATTTTTGGTGATCACCAAGATGTGTATGCAACTAGACAAACTGGTTTCACTATGATGGCTAGTGGTTCTGTTCAAGAAGTTATGGATATGGGAACTATTGCTCATTTAACTGCAATTAAATCAAGAGTGCCTGTTCTTCATTTCTTTGATGGATTTAGAACTTCACATGAAATTCAAAAAATTGAGCTTATGGACTATGATGTTTGTAAAAAATTAGTTGACTATGATGAAATTCAAAAATTTAGAGATAGAGCCTTAAATCCTGAACATCCTGTTACAAGAGGAACTGCTCAAAATGATGATATATACTTCCAAACAAGAGAAGCTCAAAACAAATTTTATGATGCTGTGCCAGATATAGCTGCTCACTATATGGAAGAAATTTCAAAAGAAACTGGTAGAGAGTATAAACCTTTTAAATATAGAGGTGCTGCTGATGCTGATAGAGTTATAGTTGCTATGGCATCTGTTTGCCAAACCGCAGAAGAAACTGTTGATTATTTAGTTGCAAAAGGTGAAAAAGTTGGGCTTATAACTGTTCATCTATATAGACCTTTCTCAGAAAAATACTTCTTTAATGTTTTACCTAAAACTGTTAAAAAGATAGCAGTTTTAGAAAGATCTAAGGAACAAGGAGCTCCAGGAGAACCTTTACTTTTAGATGTAAAATCAATATTCTATGATAAAGAAAATGCTCCAATAATAGTTGGAGGTAGATATGGTTTATCTTCTAAGGATACAACTCCTGCTCAAATAAAAGCAGTATTTGATAATTTAGCTCAAGATAAACCTAAAACAAACTTTACAATAGGTATTATAGATGATGTTACTTTTACATCTCTTGAAATAGGAGAAAGACTAAATGTGGCTGACCCATCTACTAAGGCTTGTCTATTCTTTGGACTTGGAGCAGATGGAACAGTTGGAGCAAATAAGAACTCAATAAAAATAATTGGAGATAAAACTGATTTGTATGCCCAAGGTTATTTTGCTTATGACTCTAAAAAATCTGGTGGAGTTACAAGATCACATTTAAGATTTGGTAAAAAACCTATCAGATCCACTTATTTAGTATCAAGTCCAAGTTTTGTAGCTTGCTCTGTTCCAGCTTATTTAAAACAATATGATATGACATCAGGACTTAAAAAAGGTGGAAAATTTTTACTAAACTGTGTTTGGGATAAAGACGAGGTTTTAGAACATATCCCAGATAATATTAAATATGATTTAGCAAAATCAGAAGCTAAATTCTATATTATTAATGCAACTAAACTTGCTCAAGAAATTGGTTTAGGACAAAGAACAAATACAATAATGCAATCAGCATTCTTTAAATTAGCTGAAATCATACCTTATGATGAAGCACAAAAATATATGAAAGAATATGCTTTGAAATCTTATGGTAGAAAAGGTGATGATGTAGTTCAACTTAACTATAAAGCAATAGATGTTGGTGCTTCTGGCTTAATTGAAATTCCAGTTGATCCTAATTGGATAAATTTAAAAGTTGAAACTATGCAAAAGATTGATAAAAATAATGATACTTCTAATTGTAAAACTGAATTATTAACTTCATTTGTTAAAAATATAGTTGAACCTATCAATGCTATAAAAGGAAATGATTTACCTGTTTCAGCATTCTTAGGTAGAGAAGATGGAACATTTGAAAATGGTACTGCTGCCTTTGAAAAAAGAGGAGTTGCAGTAAATGTGCCTATATGGAATTTAGATAAATGTATAGAATGTAATCAATGTTCTTATGTTTGTCCACATGCAGCTATTAGAGCATTTTTAATAACAGAAGAAGAAAAAGCTGCTTCTCCTGTTGAATTTGCTACAAAAAAAGCTAATGGAAAAGGCTTAGAAGGTTTAACTTACAGAATACAAGTTACACCTCTTGATTGTACAGGTTGTGGTTCTTGTGCAAATGTTTGTCCTGCTAAGGCTCTTGATATGGAACCTATTGCTGTGGCATTAGAAAATCATGAAGATGAAAAGGCTTCATACATTTATAGTAAGGTAACATATAAAACTGATAAGATGCCTACTAATACAGTTAAAGGTTCTCAATTCTCTCAACCATTATTTGAATTTAATGGAGCTTGTCCTGGTTGTGGAGAAACACCTTATTTAAAAGTTATCTCTCAAATGTTTGGAGATAGAATGATGGTTGCAAATGCAAGTGGATGTTCATCAGTTTATAGTGGTTCTGCACCATCAACACCTTATACTAAAAACTGTTGTGGAGAAGGTCCTGCTTGGGCATCATCTCTATTTGAAGATAATGCTGAATATGGTTTTGGTATGCATGTTGGAGTAGAAGCTCTTCGTGATAGAATACAACATATTATGGAAGTTTCTATGGATAAGGTTACTCCTGCACTACAAGGCTTATTCCGTGAATGGATAGAAAATAGAAACTATGCAGCTAAAACAAGAGAAATAAGTCCTAAAATTTTAACTGCATTAGAAGGAAATAACGAAACTTATGCTAAGAATATTATAGGCTTGAAACAATATTTAATTAAAAAATCTCAATGGATAGTTGGTGGAGATGGTTGGGCTTATGATATAGGATATGGTGGACTTGATCATGTACTTGCTTCAAAAGAAGATATAAATGTTATAGTTATGGATACAGAAGTTTATTCAAATACTGGTGGACAATCTTCTAAAGCTACACCTACTGCTGCTGTTGCAAAATTTGCTGCTGCTGGTAAACCTTTAAAGAAAAAAGATTTAGCTGCTATTTGCATGAGCTATGGTCATATCTATGTTGCACAAGTTTCTATGGGGGCTAACCAACAACAATTCTTAAAAGCTATACAAGAAGCTGAAAGCTATAATGGTCCATCAATAGTTATTGCTTATTCTCCTTGTATCAATCATGGAATTAAAAAAGGTATGTCAAAATCACAAACTGAAATGAAACTTGCAACTGAATGTGGTTATTGGCCTATATTTAGATATAATCCATTACTTGAAAAAGAAGGAAAAAATCCACTACAATTAGATTCAAAAGAACCTAAATGGGAATTATACCAAGATTACTTAATGGGTGAAACTAGATATATGACATTGAAGAAAACAAATCCTAATGAAGCAAATGACTTATTTGAAAAGAATATGTTTGATGCTCAAAGAAGATGGAGACAATACAAGAGACTTGCAAGTTTAGATTATTCTGATGAAAAAAGATAA